A section of the Fusarium falciforme chromosome 8, complete sequence genome encodes:
- a CDS encoding MFS domain-containing protein encodes MEPQSPANAQLHSVWSEKRLIAICLFIALAQFQYGYDSAAIAGFQSMPGFLAVFGYVDPANPIGYNISTKVQTLLQSLISLGALAACIAIFKFGSFISPRVGLWIASLVGAVSVAAQIGSTSIAALYFGRILLGFSNGFYSTYSAIYIGESTPAYLRGAAIGMVVMQINLGALMGIVVDNSTQVLTSRLSYQIPLAVMFAIPVLMTIGLIFLPETPRYYISKDQDEKAEAAIQKLRNITDEARLRDDIAIMKRAWLEETEMRSSTHLLDAFRGTDLRRTLLSIAAAVAQAATGVHFISAFSVYFFVQARIGSPFMWVTVSIAIALTGNLLSFPAVRFFNRRHLLMAASTVNSACMLGMAIAYTVSPVGSPTAGKVLVVLSIVFVWVYGLGQGPVLWALQTEIPSQRLRAQTVGFSQGASFLVSWLSAFCSPYFINPEALNWGPKYCYIWAGGNLILAIFTFFFIPETRGRSLEQLDELFEKKLAAWKFQSHTTDLQQPDTDNFVVKKETTDDVQIDEIETRE; translated from the exons CGATTGATTGCAATCTGCCTCTTCATCGCTCTAGCTCAATTCCAATACGGATACGATTCTGCCGCCATTGCAGGGTTCCAGTCTATGCCAGGATTTCTGGCCGTCTTTGGTTATGTCGAT CCAGCCAACCCCATCGGGTACAACATCAGCACCAAGGTGCAGACTTTGCTGCAGAGTCTGATCAGTCTCGGAGCCTTGGCAGCCTGCATCGCAATCTTCAAGTTCGGAAGCTTCATTAGCCCCAGGGTCGGCCTATGGATCGCGTCGTTGGTGGGTGCGGTCTCCGTCGCCGCTCAGATTGGGAGTACGAGTATCGCTGCGCTCTATTTCGGTCGTATCCTTCTCGGATTTTCGAACGGTTTCTACAGCACCTACTCGGCAATCTACATTGGAGAGTCAACCCCAGCGTATCTTCGAGGTGCGGCCATCGGCATGGTGGTAATGCAGATCAACCTCGGGGCGCTGATGGGGATTGTTGTCGACAACTCTACTCAAGTTCTCACCAGCCGACTGTCTTATCAGATCCCGCTTGCTGTCATGTTTGCCATTCCGGTGTTGATGACTATTGGCTTGATATTTCTTCCAGAGACGCCCCGCTACTATATATCGAAAGACCAGGACGAGAAAGCCGAAGCAGCTATCCAGAAACTGCGAAACATAACGGATGAAGCCCGACTGCGCGACGATATTGCAATCATGAAGAGGGCCTGGCTTGAAGAGACCGAGATGCGCTCCTCGACACACCTGCTGGACGCCTTCCGCGGTACAGACCTCCGACGCACACTTCTTAGCATCGCAGCCGCTGTTGCTCAGGCGGCCACTGGCGTTCACTTTATCTCAGCCTTTTCGGTATACTTTTTCGTCCAGGCTCGAATTGGCAGCCCCTTCATGTGGGTAACGGTATCTATAGCGATCGCCCTAACGGGAAATCTGCTCTCTTTCCCGGCGGTGCGCTTCTTCAATCGCCGACATCTCCTGATGGCTGCTTCGACGGTGAACTCGGCGTGCATGCTGGGCATGGCGATTGCCTACACCGTCTCCCCTGTTGGATCACCTACCGCAGGAAAGGTCCTCGTGGTGCTGAGCATTGTCTTTGTCTGGGTATACGGCCTTGGCCAAGGTCCTGTGCTATGGGCTCTTCAGACAGAGATACCGTCCCAAAGACTCCGGGCACAGACAGTTGGTTTCTCCCAAGGTGCCAGTTTTCTCGTTTCATGGTTAAGTGCCTTCTGCTCACCTTACTTTATCAATCCCGAGGCTCTCAACTGGGGCCCTAAGTACTGCTACATCTGGGCTGGGGGCAATTTGATTTTGGCCATCTTtaccttcttcttcattcCAGAGACCAGAGGGAGAAGCTTGGAACAACTTGATGAGCTAtttgagaagaagctggctgCGTGGAAGTTCCAGTCCCACACCACAGACCTCCAGCAGCCTGATACAGACAACTTTGTTGTGAAGAAGGAGACAACGGATGACGTGCAGATAGATGAGATCGAGACTCGAGAGTGA
- a CDS encoding PPPDE domain-containing protein, with product MGFEALSKLAAAGEAAYHNLSKKWEDRKARYAHDEQDAKLREEIRLRNEFLGLVTSKMTGDSAHEMAPLRCDPRSNHKAVFLVTTPIAFGKFALSEASYKLLARHVGMSLNSVSHWAVCVIDRGLGKDYCYDLMSDRLELSALGKNYFRVAVITPEFIDTWSSCYYIGETTKSHQEIQDLGRHHMELNPRYHLLSNNCQHLVDTLVKELCNGKVISQAKLDEELSLASPKIARDLMIARLRSKMDVGGESEDSPSVKEYLGALKKHWGDK from the exons ATGGGATTCGAGGCCCTTTCTAAACTCGCTGCGGCCGGTGAGGCTGCCTATCACAATCTGTCCAAGAAATG GGAGGACCGAAAAGCGCGGTACGCCCATGATGAGCAGGATGCAAAGCTCAGAGAAGAGATTCGCTTGCGAAATGAATTTCTCGGTCTGGTCACGAGCAAGATGACGGGCGACTCAGCTCACGAAATGGCTCCTCTAAGATGCGACCCTCGCAGCAACCACAAGGCCGTCTTCCTGGTGACGACGCCCATCGCGTTTGGAAAGTTTGCGTTGTCCGAGGCAAGCTACAAACTCTTGGCCAGGCACGTCGGCATGAGCCTCAACAGCGTGAGCCACTGGGCTGTCTGCGTGATCGACAGGGGGCTGGGCAAGGATTACTGCTACGATTTAATGAGCGACCGTCTGGAATTGAGCGCCCTGGGCAAAAACTACTTTCGTGTCGCTGTGATTACGCCCGAGTTTATTGACACGTGGAGTTCTTGCTATTACATTGGCGAAACAACAAAATCGCATCAGGAGATTCAGGACCTAG GCCGACATCACATGGAACTGAATCCTCGATATCATTTATTATCCAACAACTGCCAACATTTGGTGGACACGCTTGTCAAAGAGCTATGCAACGGCAAGGTCATTAGTCAAGCCAAGCTGGACGAAGAACTATCTCTAGCCTCTCCAAAGATTGCGCGCGACCTGATGATAGCGCGACTGAGATCCAAAATGGACGTGGGAGGTGAGAGCGAGGACAGTCCCTCGGTTAAGGAATACCTGGGGGCATTGAAGAAGCACTGGGGAGATAAGTGA